The Chlorocebus sabaeus isolate Y175 chromosome 6, mChlSab1.0.hap1, whole genome shotgun sequence genome has a segment encoding these proteins:
- the TMED1 gene encoding transmembrane emp24 domain-containing protein 1: MMAAGAALALALWLLMPPVGVGGAGPPPIQDGEFTFLLPAGRKQCFYQSAPANASLETEYQVIGGAGLDVDFTLESPQGVLLVSESRKADGVHTVEPTEAGDYKLCFDNSFSTISEKLVFFELIFDSLQDDEEVEGWAEAVEPEEMLDVKMEDIKESIETMRTRLERSIQMLTLLRAFEARDRNLQEGNLERVNFWSAVNVAVLLLVAVLQVCTLKRFFQDKRPVPT, translated from the exons ATGATGGCGGCCGGCGCGGCCTTAGCCCTGGCCTTGTGGCTACTAATGCCAccagtgggggtgggaggggccgGGCCCCCGCCAATCCAGGACGGTGAGTTCACGTTCCTGTTGCCGGCGGGGAGGAAGCAATGTTTCTACCAGTCCGCGCCGGCCAACGCAAGCCTCGAGACCGAATACCAG GTGATCGGAGGTGCTGGGCTGGACGTGGACTTCACGCTGGAGAGCCCTCAGGGCGTGCTGTTGGTCAGCGAGTCCCGCAAGGCTGATGGGGTACACAC CGTGGAGCCAACGGAGGCCGGGGACTACAAGCTGTGCTTTGACAACTCCTTCAGCACCATCTCCGAGAAGCTGGTGTTCTTTGAATTGATCTTTGACAGCCTCCAGGATGACGAGGAGGTCgaaggatgggcagaggctgTGGAGCCCGAGGAGATGCTGGATGTTAAAATGGAGGACATCAAG GAGTCCATTGAGACCATGCGGACCCGGCTGGAGCGCAGCATCCAGATGCTGACGCTACTTCGGGCCTTCGAGGCACGTGACCGCAACCTGCAAGAGGGCAACTTGGAGCGGGTCAACTTCTGGTCAGCTGTCAACGTGGCGGTGCTGCTGCTGGTGGCCGTGCTGCAGGTCTGCACACTCAAGCGCTTCTTCCAGGACAAGCGCCCGGTGCCCACGTAG